One Coprobacter fastidiosus genomic window, TTAATACTAACTGCTTATGAAAGTTTTACACACTATTGGAGCTTTATGCTTTATTGGTTGCATGATGTCGTGCCAGTCGGTCAAGAATAAGATTACAGAAAAAAGTGGTATAGACAGCTTGGCATCCAACCCTTTTATTACGCATATGTATACAGCAGACCCTTCGGCGCATGTATGGGAGGATGGAAGACTTTATATCTATGCATCCCACGATATCGATCCTCCACGGGGATGTGATCTGATGGACCGTTATCATGTCTTTTCTACCGATGATATGGTACATTGGACAGATCATGGAGAGATACTGAATTCATCTCAGGTTGCTTGGGGGCGTAAAGAAGGAGGTTTCATGTGGGCTCCCGATTGTGCCTATAAAAATGGAACTTATTATTTTTATTTCCCGCATCCGAGTGAAACGGCTTGGAATGATTCCTGGAAAATCGGAGTGGCAACCAGTCGGTATCCTGACCGAGATTTTAAAGTTCAAGGATATATAAAAGGTATGGATTCATTGATCGATCCGTGCGTATTTATTGACGATGATGGACAGGCCTATATATACCATGGAGGAGGTGGTATATGTAAAGGCGGAAAGCTTAAAGATAACATGATGGAACTGGATGGTGAAATGCTCCGAATGGAAGGATTGGTAGATTTTCATGAAGCACCATGGGTACATAAATATAACGGAAAGTATTATCTGTCATACTCGGATAATCACGATGAAAATATGAATGATGGAGTCAAAGGTGATAACCGAATGCGTTATGCTATCAGTGATAGCCCGTTGGGACCATGGAAACATCAAGGTATCTATATGGAACCTACCGACAGTTATACAAATCATGGCTCTATTGTAGAATATAAAGGCGAATGGTTTGCTTTCTATCATAATAGTGCATTGTCTAATCATGATTGGTTGAGATCCATTTGTGTAGACCGATTGTATTATAATGAAGATGGAACTATTCAGATGGTAAAGCAAAGAAAATAAGCCTGAACGACTAAGTAGATTCAGTAAATAATAAAAATTAGCCAACTAATTCACAATGATATAATTATGAATTAGTTGGCTTTTTATATCAAACTCATGTTATTTTAATATAATAAACGTAATATTCCATTGGCTTGCAACATGACTGATAAAATTAATAGAGATGAACATGTTATAGAACTTGCCGGACAAATGAAGATTCACACATATATAAATGTAGGAAAATCCGAAAACTGTTGAAGAAAGAACTCTAAACGATTTACCAATTGTCAATATAAATAGAATATTCGTTGGCTGGCAATAATTCTTCGAATTCCAGACTATCATCCGGTTTCAGCATAATAATCGGATATTCGTGGGCATTGGAATTCAACATACCCGGAGAGTCTTCCAAAATATTATTCACGCCTAAGATCGTGCCCGAAAGAGGCATATACAAATCACAAACCTCGCTAATCGATTCTATAGTGGCAAATACAGTGTTCTTATCAAAATATTCATCGATTCCATCGACAGAGACATATACGATATCTCCCAAACGTTCTTGAAGATAATCGGTTATCCCGACCCAACAATAATCGCCTTCGGGTTGTACCCAAACATGGTTTGTTGTATATCTGCGCCCCTCCGGATAATTCCTGACCGAGCGGTTTTGCCGTCCCGGATTATACCGCACCGCTGACTCGGAATTTTTATTTATTCCGATACTCTCCGGTTCGGAAGCATCTTCAACCTCTTCTGTACCGGTATCGATCCCGACCTGTTTTCCCGAATCATTCCTCAAATTAATACCCCAAACGAAACAAGCAATCAACACCAAACAGGCAATAATCATAAACTTTTTCATGGCAAATCCGATTTAAATGTTACACAAAAACATATTTTTTATTTCATAACTCGTTTAAGAATCCGTCTAAGAGCCTATTTAATTCTGTCCTCAAAAAAAACGTATTCCGTCTTTATCGGTAAACGTAAATATTCTCTCTTCAACACCTCCGGTAAGACACTTCAGCCAATACAACGCCCCGGCAGGCACATCTTCATATTCCACATTATAATCCTCAGCCCGTTTTATCCCCAACGATTCCCATCCGTCCATACCATAATAAAACAGTTCATAGACAGAGCCCGGGAAA contains:
- a CDS encoding family 43 glycosylhydrolase, giving the protein MKVLHTIGALCFIGCMMSCQSVKNKITEKSGIDSLASNPFITHMYTADPSAHVWEDGRLYIYASHDIDPPRGCDLMDRYHVFSTDDMVHWTDHGEILNSSQVAWGRKEGGFMWAPDCAYKNGTYYFYFPHPSETAWNDSWKIGVATSRYPDRDFKVQGYIKGMDSLIDPCVFIDDDGQAYIYHGGGGICKGGKLKDNMMELDGEMLRMEGLVDFHEAPWVHKYNGKYYLSYSDNHDENMNDGVKGDNRMRYAISDSPLGPWKHQGIYMEPTDSYTNHGSIVEYKGEWFAFYHNSALSNHDWLRSICVDRLYYNEDGTIQMVKQRK
- a CDS encoding glycine cleavage system protein H gives rise to the protein MKKFMIIACLVLIACFVWGINLRNDSGKQVGIDTGTEEVEDASEPESIGINKNSESAVRYNPGRQNRSVRNYPEGRRYTTNHVWVQPEGDYCWVGITDYLQERLGDIVYVSVDGIDEYFDKNTVFATIESISEVCDLYMPLSGTILGVNNILEDSPGMLNSNAHEYPIIMLKPDDSLEFEELLPANEYSIYIDNW